One Solanum lycopersicum chromosome 2, SLM_r2.1 genomic region harbors:
- the LOC101244742 gene encoding probable 2' cyclic ADP-D-ribose synthase BdTIR, giving the protein MQRSISSSKNVCNQILRLGKRLEPGMNKYRTPCDIFINHRGIDTKQNVAGLLYEHIKNNLGLRPFLDSKNMKPGDKLFDKIDPAIRHCKIGVAIFSPQYCDSYFCLHELSLMMESKKKIIPVFCDVKPSELAVKDLNLNFPNKDLEKFNLALEEAKYTVGLTFDTLKGDWSEFLVKASDAIMKNLYEVEREKFINRKKYIRRQQLLHNY; this is encoded by the exons ATGCAACGTTCAATATCTTCTTCCAAAAATGTATGCAACCAAATTCTCCGGCTCGGTAAACGACTCGAGCCGGGGATGAATAAATATCGCACACCTTGCgatatttttataaatcataGGGGAATCGATACGAAGCAAAATGTCGCGGGGTTGTTATACgaacatattaaaaataatctcGGGCTTCGTCCGTTCTTGGATAGCAAGAACATGAAGCCCGGCGATAAATTGTTCGATAAAATTGACCCCGCGATTCGCCATTGTAAAATTGGGGTGGCTATATTTTCACCTCAATATTGTGATTCGTATTTTTGTTTACATGAACTGTCTCTAATGATGGAATCAAAAAAGAAGATCATACCTGTTTTTTGTGATGTTAAGCCTTCTGAGCTTGCTGTGAAGGATTTGAATCTTAATTTTCCTAATAAAGATTTGGAGAAATTTAACTTGGCTCTTGAGGAGGCAAAATACACCGTTGGACTCACATTTGATACCTTAAAAGG GGATTGGTCAGAATTTTTGGTTAAAGCTTCAGATGCAATAATGAAGAACTTGTACGAGGTAGAAAGAGAGAAGTTTATcaacagaaaaaaatatattcgtAGACAACAACTTTTGCATAACTATTGA